From a single Apium graveolens cultivar Ventura chromosome 2, ASM990537v1, whole genome shotgun sequence genomic region:
- the LOC141705909 gene encoding protein SOSEKI 5-like isoform X2: MNSSSRIGRSNSELQTSRSSLRYTKNNSPEQSSSRAWANLPPPTPLHHHPKPQTKVPLLYYLSKNGHLQHPHFIEVSLSSHSLRLRDVINRLNSLRGTAMPSMYSWSSKRSYKNGFVWQDLEEDDIIYPAEGQEYILKGSELLEPPALLQEPPVTFPSKPPEILNSGTEFPDPTRRRNQSWSAIDLHEYKVYKSDSAGETSGKFAADASTQTDEMRHRRNAIEKSTELSREEISPPPSESSPETLESLMKADGKLIKIMGAGEKRDDLAVNNHPSGRMKASTVLMQLLTCGSIGFKDCGAGYVREHPGLSVVGSYKTRVPRGGGEEEEEKQLRGNVKGKVRVEEKEYFSGSLIQETNKDEFPALKRSSSYNADR; this comes from the exons ATGAACTCAAGTTCAAGAATAGGAAGGAGCAACTCGGAGCTTCAAACATCCAGGAGTTCCCTAAGATACACTAAAAACAATAGCCCGGAACAAAGTAGCAGCAGAGCATGGGCTAATCTTCCTCCTCCTACTCctcttcatcatcatccaaaACCCCAAACAAAGGTTCCGCTCCTTTACTATCTCTCTAAAAATGGTCATCTTCAACACCCTCATTTCATTGAGGTTTCCCTCTCCTCTCACTCCCTCCGTCTCCGCG ATGTTATTAACCGCTTGAACTCTCTTCGTGGCACAGCCATGCCTTCCATGTACTCCTGGTCTTCAAAACG GAGCTACAAGAACGGGTTTGTGTGGCAAGACTTAGAGGAAGACGATATAATATATCCAGCTGAAGGACAAGAATACATTCTTAAAGGATCGGAGCTACTAGAACCACCTGCATTGCTTCAAGAGCCACCTGTCACCTTCCCTTCAAAACCCCCGGAAATTCTTAATTCCGGCACAGAATTTCCGGACCCTACACGGCGAAGAAACCAATCATGGAGCGCCATTGACCTTCACGAATACAAGGTCTACAAATCCGACTCCGCCGGCGAGACTTCCGGAAAATTCGCCGCTGACGCATCCACACAGACAGATGAGATGCGTCACCGGCGGAATGCAATCGAAAAATCCACCGAGCTTAGTAGAGAAGAGATATCCCCACCGCCTTCGGAATCGAGTCCGGAGACGCTGGAGTCGTTAATGAAAGCTGACgggaaattaataaaaatcatgGGCGCCGGTGAGAAGAGGGATGACTTggcagttaataatcatccaagTGGACGAATGAAAGCGTCCACGGTGCTAATGCAGTTGCTGACGTGTGGATCAATTGGGTTTAAGGACTGTGGGGCCGGGTATGTGAGAGAGCACCCGGGATTATCGGTGGTGGGGTCATACAAGACAAGGGTGCCTCGTGGAGGTGGCGAGGAGGAGGAAGAAAAACAGTTGAGAGGTAATGTTAAAGGGAAGGTGAGAGTAGAGGAGAAAGAGTACTTCAGTGGAAGTTTGATACAAgagacaaacaaggatgagttTCCGGCTCTTAAGAGATCTTCTTCTTACAATGCCGACAGGTGA
- the LOC141705909 gene encoding protein SOSEKI 4-like isoform X1 — MNSSSRIGRSNSELQTSRSSLRYTKNNSPEQSSSRAWANLPPPTPLHHHPKPQTKVPLLYYLSKNGHLQHPHFIEVSLSSHSLRLRDVINRLNSLRGTAMPSMYSWSSKRSYKNGFVWQDLEEDDIIYPAEGQEYILKGSELLEPPALLQEPPVTFPSKPPEILNSGTEFPDPTRRRNQSWSAIDLHEYKVYKSDSAGETSGKFAADASTQTDEMRHRRNAIEKSTELSREEISPPPSESSPETLESLMKADGKLIKIMGAGEKRDDLAVNNHPSGRMKASTVLMQLLTCGSIGFKDCGAGYVREHPGLSVVGSYKTRVPRGGGEEEEEKQLRGNVKGKVRVEEKEYFSGSLIQETNKDEFPALKRSSSYNADRSLQMEAKDKGEIGGMSGRCIPRRPRMI, encoded by the exons ATGAACTCAAGTTCAAGAATAGGAAGGAGCAACTCGGAGCTTCAAACATCCAGGAGTTCCCTAAGATACACTAAAAACAATAGCCCGGAACAAAGTAGCAGCAGAGCATGGGCTAATCTTCCTCCTCCTACTCctcttcatcatcatccaaaACCCCAAACAAAGGTTCCGCTCCTTTACTATCTCTCTAAAAATGGTCATCTTCAACACCCTCATTTCATTGAGGTTTCCCTCTCCTCTCACTCCCTCCGTCTCCGCG ATGTTATTAACCGCTTGAACTCTCTTCGTGGCACAGCCATGCCTTCCATGTACTCCTGGTCTTCAAAACG GAGCTACAAGAACGGGTTTGTGTGGCAAGACTTAGAGGAAGACGATATAATATATCCAGCTGAAGGACAAGAATACATTCTTAAAGGATCGGAGCTACTAGAACCACCTGCATTGCTTCAAGAGCCACCTGTCACCTTCCCTTCAAAACCCCCGGAAATTCTTAATTCCGGCACAGAATTTCCGGACCCTACACGGCGAAGAAACCAATCATGGAGCGCCATTGACCTTCACGAATACAAGGTCTACAAATCCGACTCCGCCGGCGAGACTTCCGGAAAATTCGCCGCTGACGCATCCACACAGACAGATGAGATGCGTCACCGGCGGAATGCAATCGAAAAATCCACCGAGCTTAGTAGAGAAGAGATATCCCCACCGCCTTCGGAATCGAGTCCGGAGACGCTGGAGTCGTTAATGAAAGCTGACgggaaattaataaaaatcatgGGCGCCGGTGAGAAGAGGGATGACTTggcagttaataatcatccaagTGGACGAATGAAAGCGTCCACGGTGCTAATGCAGTTGCTGACGTGTGGATCAATTGGGTTTAAGGACTGTGGGGCCGGGTATGTGAGAGAGCACCCGGGATTATCGGTGGTGGGGTCATACAAGACAAGGGTGCCTCGTGGAGGTGGCGAGGAGGAGGAAGAAAAACAGTTGAGAGGTAATGTTAAAGGGAAGGTGAGAGTAGAGGAGAAAGAGTACTTCAGTGGAAGTTTGATACAAgagacaaacaaggatgagttTCCGGCTCTTAAGAGATCTTCTTCTTACAATGCCGACAG GAGCTTACAAATGGAAGCGAAGGACAAAGGAGAAATAGGAGGAATGAGTGGAAGATGCATTCCAAGGAGACCAAGGATGATCTAG
- the LOC141707311 gene encoding uncharacterized protein LOC141707311, giving the protein MVESSFIWMPYVDCAPQAHDISADELQLMSAPSKLIYMRVVEWCYTDRVTRQFGFLQHIPTASPHIGHHTFHGSISRWHLSMETVIELWEHRREGIIAAPTYMPSRRPMFVDGYRTWYDRVTRRYMINPTVWASEEGFLGSQGLLPVAAEGLSNAYHEIQSSEVAADDPIVDSALQGMEVTLDDTSYHVLQKKRPHPPPTVPTGRRIPRTRGGSTSAAFPHPRPAPLDGYVPWGHAMASDGSAGYGLLDLLGSTLCRGMGMHLLDLVRTIPIRGLDRLLRGMGLLDLLWSILLRAVDLLVLIWSIPIRDLDRLLRDFMVLIPPLFSILRQVRVSRAGHMVVVLLFRHQRGVFSHSCCMIPLGVDMPPLSFVRTMMVMTKSLMMCRLGSSPPER; this is encoded by the exons ATGGTTGAGTCATCCTTCATATGGATGCCCTACGTTGACTGTGCACCGCAGGCCCATGACATCTCAGCCGACGAGCTGCAGCTGATGAGCGCCCCCTCTAAGTTGATATACATGCGTGTTGTGGAGTGGTGTTATACTGATCGCGTCACTCGGCAGTTTGGTTTTCTGCAGCACATCCCTACTGCATCCCCACACATTGGTCATCATACTTTCCATGGCAGTATTAGTAGGTGGCACTTGAGTATGGAAACTGTTATTGAGCTCTGGGAGCACCGACGTGAGGGCATCATTGCTGCACCGACATACATGCCTAGCAGGAGACCCATGTTCGTTGATGGATACCGCACATGGTATGACAGAGTTACTCGCCGATATATGATAAATCCCACTGTCTGGGCCTCTGAAGAAGGTTTTTTGGGGTCGCAGGGGCTTCTGCCCGTAGCT GCTGAGGGTTTGTCCAATGCTTACCATGAGATACAGAGTTCTGAGGTGGCAGCTGATGATCCTATTGTTGATAGTGCACTACAGGGCATGGAGGTAACACTAGATGACACAAGTTATCATGTCCTACAGAAGAAACGCCCCCATCCACCTCCAACGGTGCCTACTGGACGTAGAATACCTCGTACTAGAGGTGGGAGTACTAGTGCAGCTTTTCCTCACCCTAGGCCAGCTCCCTTGGATGGATATGTACCGTGGGGTCATGCCATGGCTAGCGATGGATCAGCAGGATATGGTTTACTGGATCTCCTTGGGAGCACACTATGCAGAGGTATGGGCATGCATCTACTGGATCTAGTTCGCACCATACCTATCAGGGGTTTGGATAGACTTCTCAGGGGCATGGGTTTACTGGATCTCCTATGGAGCATACTTCTCAGGGCCGTAGATCTACTAGTTCTCATAtggagcatacctatcagggATTTGGACAGACTTCTCAGGGATTTCATGGTACTCATCCCTCCACTTTTCAGCATCCTCAGACAGGTGAGGGTTTCTAGGGCGGGACATATGGTAGTGGTTCTTCTTTTCAGACACCAGAGAGGGGTTTTCAGCCATTCATGTTGCATGATACCTCTAGGAGTAGATATGCCTCCCCTGTCATTTGTGAGGACAATGATGGTGATGACGAAGAGCCTCATGATGTGCAGGTTAGGCAGCAGCCCCCCAGAGCGGTGA